The genomic region gttattttaagcaaaatgtatattgaattctttttttattggtGACTGGTAAGTTAGTCTGGCCATCTCGTTACTGACGCGCAATCAGTTGGTATAAAAAAGTTTCTCAGGAAAAGTTGTCTGTAGTCATGATTAGAATCAGGTTATCACAAATTACCAGTCACCCTATGAAAGATGTAAAATTtctaaaaactcaaaaaaaaaccttcaaaaatataatgacaaTTCATTTTGCAAAGTGATGTAAAAATAGTGTACTGGGATTAATTTCATAGTATCATCTACATGGAGAgttttttagaatatttgtaTAAAGGCAGTGTTTTGGTGCAttgttgtaatattataaagggatGGTGGTTAGAGTCCTGAAGTGCCGCAGTACTCGCCGATGCGGTCAGAGATGCACTCGAATATGTCGAACGAAACGTCGCAGTTGCGTCCGTTGTCTGAAATTAAACAATGTCCtattaataaagtaatataagAAATACGAAAAATGTACAGAAAAATACACATTGATCAGTAAAgacatatattttcttttagattGATACTGCCGACGTTTCTGTATTTGAAAACCTTgcagttttttcttttgaaagCACCCACAAGCTGTTTTTCGCGGTTTCTAGGGATCTAGGAGACTGGTTCTCGTTCCCAGAATATTATAGCTTTAACATAGCATGTAGCATCCAAACGATTAAAGGGTTTCTGAAATTGGTCCGCTAGTTTTTGAGGCTATTCACATCTTTTCATCAAATCTTTTTCGTTTGTAATAAAGGTCTAAGAATTAGAGAAAATGCTAAGTATGAAGTTGAACTCACCCATAGGAACAGATCTGGAGAATTTATCGTGGTTCTTCATGAGGCACTCGCGCGAGGCCTCGAGCACCGCCATGAAGTAGCCGCGCTCGTTCACGCCGTCCGAGTACAGACCCACCAGCCCTTCCAGCGTCGGGAAACCGTAGCCGTCCACCTGGAGATGTTAAAGGCAGTACAAGTCAGTATTATGATGTCTGGATTTGGTAAATATGTTCTGCGGATACGTTGAACGCTTAAGGCTGTGGGATGTCATGTAACTTTGATATTGTAGGTTCAGATTTTCAGCCTAACTTTTGTAAAGAGCTTTTGTTTAGTCCAATACAATAGGCcaatatttatttcaggaaaAAACTGTTGGGGCtggtatttttgaaaaatattatacctcTATTTTCGCGAAGCCAGATTTGTCTTCATGgtctattttgtttttcattctgGCAATACTtacttaaagtttatttacttatcgtCATACGTGAAAAGAAATGCGTGAAAGTGAAATGAAAGcgttatcatttttaataagaCTAAGCAATTATAAGAATATTGATAATCATAACTTCTATAAAGAAGCCTTCATGATTCCATGAAATATGTACGCATacagacatatttttaatttgatctCGGCCCATTATTATAAATATCCAAAATCGAAAACTGCGACCCTAGTCCcacttaagtaataaaattacgaTTATGACTGGGGgggataaaaataacatttattgaaTCCAATTCATAGCGAGTCGCTCGAGATTTTATTGTGCGTCCCTAACTAGTGTTATACCagctataaaatattgcatacaaaacaaatttatatagaaaaaacGTATGACAAGCACAAACTGATGTGCCCGACCCCCGGCTATTAAATTCAATACAGCTTTTTGaatataacacaaataaaatacaaattactgCGTGTACCGAAGGCCTTTTATGACCGCAATATACCAGTTCAAAGGATTTCaactataataaataagcaacgaatttttctttttcagatttACGACTTTACCCCTCatgttttatagttaacaaaTTGGAGCAATCAGTTCGTGACAGAACTATAAAGCATTAAAACtcgatttaatattattttatttttggtttacgAGTAGGGTTGACCTCGGCCGGGAATAGCCACCTAACATTATGCGaagattttcatattttttatattgttttcatattCAAGTAATAGCTTTGATGAGGTCGAGACGTGTATTTATGTTCTTTAATGATGCtcctagaaaaatattaatgcaagtaatattttttgtttaaaagtaattatgttatttttatgaaagtgGAGTAACGAAGCAATTTGTACATGAAAAATGGGGTCAAACTTCTCATAAACTAATGCAATCACGTTTAACAAACACATTTACGTTTTCACACTGTCATTTTTACCGAACGTGATTTAAATTGACACAAAAAACTGTCACTTCACACAATGTTCGATAAACCCAGAATCCACGTGAAACAATATGAATTTTCTCTCCATAacgagataaataataaaaagtgtaaCAGAAAGCTCATTTGATCATTATTTGCTCTGAGTACAAAAAGTGGATTGCGCCGATCATATACAGGGTTGAAGAGCATCAAGTTCTACTGATGCATTTCGatgcttttgaaaattttatttttggaacaatTTTCGATAATTTGTATCCTTCAATCAAGATCGTaggtcatcatcctcatcctccgagcctttttcccaactatgttggggtcggcttccagttgaatgtagctgagtaccagtgctatacaaggagcgactgccctatctgacctcctcaacccagttaaacAACATCTAAAATTTCCGCGCAAATTCAATTATTGTGCGCGAATAAATTCTAGCAGTAGATTACACTGGTGCATACGTACTGACATAAGTAATTCttggttttttgtttgaatctcGCTACGAGAAAACCCAAATCAaaccccgcactcagagacatttaatgattacttaagtcactccttagtgatggattgtcaaagaaatccttcactaaggaatggcttaaataaccattaaatgtctcttgAGTGCATCCAAAGAATACTTTTTCCTTAAGCAACGTTGCCAGCCCTACACTCAATCAGTTGAATCGGTGTAAACTCGTTAGTAGTTACTTAGATAAAACAGACGTAGTGGCACACTGGGCTGATACTCACGGCTTTCACTTTTCTGTATACACACTGCAGCAAGCACTGGAAACAACAAATTGTGTTTGATTAGTTatctgtacaaataaaaaagtcttTAAGTAAAGAAAGTGAAATAAAGATCGATTGATGAGATTGGTTGTATGGTAACATGGTACCTGTTGGAGTTTATTCGATTTTAATGTCTTGGAAAGTGTCAATGAAAACCATGTTTACTATAATAAATTGAGAGGTAATTAATAAGTTACTTTACTCTGTTTATTGAATGAAACAAGCTGTGTAAAACTAAGCTTTTATACagttataaacattttaaagacGTTCATATTTTTTCGTTAGTGGATTCGAAGGAAAGCAATCAATACATTTCATCGAGCCTCTTTTAGGCCCATTGTGATCATAGGATACTTTATTAAGTATTCTAACTTATTAGTTAGAATTAGTTTTATATGCTTACCCCAGCAATTCTCTTCTCGTCGTGTGTGAAGGGCACCTCTCGCTTGTCGCGCCGTCTCTGTGCAGGCATCGTGTGTTCTTCTTTAATCACGTCAAGAGCCTCTGGAATTGATAACAGAAGTATTATTAGAAtgatataatatacatataatatacctaaacagTAGTTACACCTATAGGTAAAAGCAGAAATTCCAGAAAAGTTTTCCAGAAAAAAATCCAAGTCTCAAATGCATGTAAAATCATGAAAGAATATTAGTTCTGCTCTCGATtacatattactatattgtCTATGAAAATAGAAGGTAACAAACTGGATACAATCAGAAACTGCAGCATGCAACATTGATGAAAAGTTAAAACTTCGACCatatgtacaattttaatttctcaTTTGCTCATTCATTATGCAAGAAAATAATAACCGAGTGGCATCATATCACTCATCTCTTTAACATGGATCATTATATGTTTTCTCTATCCATTATGCACTTACATGTTTCAAGACGAATGCTTATGGGCCCtcgtttaaatcaaattagcGTGTATCCAAGGAGGGTGTAATTGCTATAGTTAATATCAAGATGGAGTAAGTGGTGTGCGATTATTTTTGCGCAATAAACGATCGCTTTGGTGAATTGAAGGaggttttatgttgtttcaatgGAACTTTATGAGTTAATGTTTTcgtgttaaaaagaaatgaGGAAAATCAATGACGACGACGAGAAAATTCAACGACTTTATTAGTCTACTTATTAAGAATTAACTTCCAAAATggcaatgcaaataaataagcaaagtaactttttttcttgttttttttatgttgtctGAAATACCTCTAACTAAAGGTAGAATCTTATAGTATTTTGTATAGAAATCTAATCTAGAGACCTAATCCATTCTAGCACGTCCTTTAGAATGCACCTAATAATAGACATACGTAGTCCGTCTAAATGAACGTGAATACCTATAAAGCAAGAACGCAGCCTAACATTTGACTTTTGAACCAGTTCACCTCATTCTCAACAAAATGCCACTATTTAGCAAACGTTTAAATTATCTTAATGTCCAGCTTCAAAAGGCCATATGCCAATTAAAACGCATCTTTGCTTCATAAGGAAGGATTGCTTGAGACCTGAGTCTTGCGTTAGTATTTAGTAAGTATGCAACTGTATGTAGGTCAGGCGGGTCACGGTGCTGACACGAGTTAACCAACGCTTACTTTCGATAGGTTTCGATGGTTCTGGATAGTGTAAAGCTCGTGGTTTGATTTTTGGTAGGAATATATTATGTCTTCTGGtactaaaaaaatcttagatAATAACTTACAGTAAAACATTTCacgataattaaaattaagatataTGAGCTACGATGTAAATAAGCAGAGAtggtattataataatatagtatatTTGAAGTTTATCATATTCTAATAATAGCATTTTTCAGACACATGTTGACATTTCCTTAAACGAAAATtctataaacaaatattaaataactcaAGATAGATTTGAAAGAGCTAAGACAGCGATTATAAGATTGTATTGTATACGTGTAGCTAACATTAAGGTCTGATTAAActatagcaaaataaaaaagtaggaaCAACAGCGCATCAAGTAGAAAAATAGcctataaaaacaatttcatacTTGTAAGTTATGCTTCTCATAAAGTACAGAGCAAAGTAATGTTCGTGTAATCTATCACAAAGTCTGTTGCAATCATTAAGTTGGAACctgaatacctaattaaaaccTCGTAAGAGAAACCGggtgtatgtacctacttcccACACCAACGTAGCTAGATTGATTGAGTAATAGTACCGAGTCTTTGATCCTTTAAAGAGGTCTGTATTTGAAGTTATGTTGCTGCTATGACATTAAAAAAGGGCTTTTTGTTCATGACCTTATTCAAAGTCTTGTCTTGTGTAGTTGTTCTACTTTGATTTTTCAGACTTTTCATTACATTGGCTATACtgaaacttatattataaatctgaaatgTCTACTAGTTTGAACGAGGTAATTTCAGGATTTGGGTTCctattggaccgatttgaaaaatatttctctgtAAGATGGCTTATTTATTGATGAAGACTATGGGTTATCAGTTATATGCTATATCCGAATACACAGTGAAATTACAACTGCtgcaactttttttatttattaggtgcaagaaataataaaacaatttcctTCTGCTTCTAAAAAACCTGACCTCATTCGGTCCAAGCAATCATAGTCAAGATCTGCAGTAGAACAGGATAAATTAAGCTGCTTGAGTAATCATACTAATCATATGATAAGTGCTTCTACAAATAGTTAACCAATAATGATTGGCCAATTATATGTGTTACAATATCCTGTAAAACTGAAGGAAATACTGTTACCTCAGGCTTCCTTCTTGTACTGACTGGTTTTTTTATGAGTTCGATGCCATATTGGCTAGTAATGCTGTTAACttctgttttatatttagttacaattacttacttttatgaaataaaaaagctgTATTAGATACCTACGTATCTGTTAcaatatgttcataataatttatgtaaataaggtatgttttattattcatCGTAATCAGCACAAATAActacatataattaatttaaaattaaacattgctagATAACGGTTACCTTCGCTAGATTTCCTTCTTATTAGGTCCGACATCACGTTTAAGAAATATAgtcttaggtacctaattgggTACGAGAAATATGCCTAACTATAAAACCTTTCACAAACATACAAAGATCCGTCTTTTTCCTTGTAGGCCTGACATTAAGTGtatcttttatgaaatatcAGACATGAGACCTAGAATGTAAGCGTAACATAATAACATAATGCAATTTAGTTGTTACAAACCTGTTATTGCGGATCATCATACTCGCGTTTAGTTTATCGTTTGAGGTCAACtacaaattgaaatatgtaGAACGgagattaataaaattaatagtttttttaatgcatttttaagTATAAGATATATTCAAGAAAATAGTGGTGCAGCAAGATGTTGCTgcaaattgttaaaaaaaatagtttaaattaggCTAGACAGGTATTATGCAGTATTTAACTGGAATTTAGCTGGCCTGCGTAAAATCACTGTAACGAAAACTATCTTCCTACTGAAACGTCTTGAAGAAATTCGGTACATCCATAGAAAAGaatctgagaaaggacatagtcTATGCCACATGTATGGAGGTCTAAGtatcattaaataaacaaataccttGCAGAATTGAAATGTTAAAGTAATTACAGCTCAAGGCTTGAATGGAAGCACTTTATAAGACGGTCACGTATTGAGTTCAGAGGTCGAAATGCCACAACCAAAAGATCACAAGCAAAATAATGCAAGTTTAATAAGCACTCGtacattaaaaatagtaaaaataaataattaaaatgtgtaGTTGGATTCAATATTACTAGGAAATcgaaacatttttgtaatagcATTAATTAGCAAATTACAcaggttttttttctagttttttatTACCcttaattgtattaaaattaagaactGCTTCATTTACACAGATAAAACAAGATAGAATTTAGTAGATATCAAGACACATTGAATATTAGATATCTAAAACTAAGTGTTCACAGCAAATAATCTCAAAGCCGACCACAAAAACATTCAATTACCTATTCCCAGGAAACGGTCAGCTCATCAGACATATTTTGATTACCAGATGCAATATCACAACTCACGAGCCAGTACATATGCATCTGCCTAATGACTCCATATCATATGAGGTTATATGTCGTCTTACATAAGATTGCCTAAGACCTGCTATTTCCACCTGCGGtttggtacatacatacaactgtAGGTTTTGCAAGCTCGCGGCATTCACTGCACTTTTAATAAACATACTCGTACTGGTTCTAGAATGGTCTGCAAGGACTGTCACTTGATTTGGACTGTAGTTattagaaagtaaataatatgctaattagtatttttaatactaTGTTAATTTTTGAAGGTTTGAAGTAGCGCGATAGCGGtgaagtttttttgtatttcatgCACTCagaaaaagtagcctacttACAACCTCCCACGATAAAAGAGCTAACTAACACTGATATATTTCTTCAAATCGTACCAGTAgttcctttataatattaagtatagattttgTAATATACACATAGTAGATACATGCGTCTAATACTGGTGACAATTATCAGCTTTGgcaattcaataattttaaattccttAACACCCACCCTTCTcgttacatacatatatgtatataacaaCAGCTACTAGCCCCCATCATACGGACATTTACAAAGGGGTACACAATTAACTACAATACATTCACTGCAGTTTCACAAGCTATGCAGTTGAGTGCACATCGCATGTCTCCTGCAACCTGCGCTTTGCAGTGTTGCAATGCAACAGACTTATATGGGTCACTTGAACGCACTGCCAGTTTAGAATGTTGCTAGTTTATGGGTCAGTCGAGTTGTCTATGGgtctttgaaaaattataatacgaTATTTAAGTATAGTATTTGAATGTATTAAATTATCCTAATTAAATACTGTccggtaattaaataaaaaaatatattatggacCTCTAAAAAAGACCTTTTACTAATGCACAAATATTAGATGTACGAATGCTAATTTAAGTATTAATGAGTATGTAAGTGGATGAAGgtcaaagttaataaatattggtacaCATATGCGTTCCgtatttgttttagttaaaatgCTGAAAATAACTTATTCAACCAAAATGAATAGttgaattaaatacatattacaaaataaactggGTACCTATAGCAACCAGGAAAATAAAAGCAACAGGTTTTGTCAAAAAGGttgcataaaacaaaatgtaacaattttaagaaaaagaaaaaagcagCTTAACTGCTTTGGCATTCTTTTTCATACCCTGACCGGGATTTGGGAAATGTTAATAACACAATATTAAGGGTGTATTACACAAGCTAATTATACGCTAATAAGACGGAATAATGTGAAAATGTCCGGTGTTCCGTAAGAGTGGTTTGAACGACCATCGCACCATTTTTGGGCAGTCAGTCGTGTGTGACCTCCGCCCAATCAGTTCAGAATACTTGCGACATTTTAGTGTCGTATGTTCAGAATAATAATGTGGtgttttaattagttaaaatacattctatttgtaaagataataaagttgttttagtactttatttattttattatataggtattgaAAGAATAATCTATTCCAAGAAACTGGCACCATTTGCATCTTGCTATGCTTTGCTTCAGTAGTAAGTAATATTGTcttcttaaaaatatgtaaatatgtacttttttgtCTAGTTCCAACTAGAACATAgaccaagaaaaaaaaaggtaaCTGTCACGTACAAAATTAGCAAGCATAAAAAATGGTAATTTAACCATTCGCATTGTGTCATTACTTATCTACTTATCTACGTCTCCATTACTTCTCAATATTCTTGTTCATGAACAAACTGATCTCTGAAACCAAGTTCACCGACCACATAAACgaccgtttttcttaaaacaactgtttactttgaaaattgtacGAGAAACAgtcgttttaagaaaactgtcgtTTATTTCGTTGGTGACTTTAGGCCTTAGTGTTTTCAAAGACAATACGTCATAAAACTAGTCAATATTACTTAAGTGTGgttatattttgtacaaaatggACGTATGTGAGTCAGAAAATGATCTCAGGCTGTACAGTTAGTGTTAACCTTCCTTATAAGAGACGTGCCCACGCAGTTTCGTTGTGCGGATAAACGTCAGAAGATACTTTTGTAGGTAGTTAGGTACATGAGAAGTAGGTAGATTCACACAAGAATATTTTCGTCATCAACATCTCAGATATATTTCATAAGCCTCTAATAGACTTTTTCTTTAGACAGAAAGTTTTATAATACTTACTGATATTGCCATGTGTAGGTATTTTGTGCCATAACTGTTCATCATTACTGGCTTTGAGAAGTACAAAACCTACAAACCtcagtaatttaattaacttcggcTATCTCTTTTAGGGCAGACTAactatttaggtacataatttagcGTATTTGCATTTTGGAATACTAACTTTTTCTTCGCTGTTGTTTTAGGACGCTTCAAGTATGGTGTTGAAGATTATTGTCAAAAACCGTTATGGTAAGTTAACCTCAATATTAGTCAATATGCTTTACTTGTTATTAAACAATGACTAACATTTATgttgtatttaatattgttgttttgtctTTATGAGCATGCTAGAGCTTAATATTGATGCTTCACCTTTATGAGACTGAATGaatcttaattaatataaatataagaaacaGATTTTTATTAATCGGTTTGTATCCCAAAGACTCCGAAACTTCTATTAACTGAATTAAAATATCTTGCACTGTGGTAAGCTACAGTATTCCCGTGTGACATAggatatagatattttattcgGCACCGGGAAGAACTTTTCCGAGGACGTGGATGATACTGCGAAAAATCGCTAGTATTGAATTTAGGCGCTTTAAACATTACGCTTATGATCAAGGAAGTTCTGACTGAGTGCTTTAGGTATATCTGAGTTTCCTGTTTAAATGTTTCGTGATCTACGTGCCTAGACATCTTTTAGCACGCTATTCAGAGAACTATATCGAACTATACTTTAGAGCGATtccttatgaaaaaaaaacctacacaAAGGTGATCTTGAAAATATAACCTTTATAACATATCCGATAATTTCAGATAAGGTCACTGGTACGAATATATTTGCAGTAGATCTTCTGTTAATGCTAATTTTATGTATTagcttattataatttaaataaaatgtattaattggTTCAGTGACCAATTTAATTTAGATCATATAACCTAAATTTTAGGTATAGATTTTCTTGCACGTCTCGAAATGATTACCTACCACCAAAATTGGAACAGAACGAGATGGAAATTACCGAGCTCATTGATCTTTTTGATATGAACCACTTTTAGAGATACTAAGGCCCAAAtgcaccgacaacataaacgtcagttttcttaaaataactatttacaaaGTAAACTGTTAAATTGATGTATTGTTGTTGGTGAAATAATGGGCCTAAATATAGGttcaaactttttcaaaattcaaatatttattgttcttCATGCCAAATGTTCGACCTAACAAAATAACCAGAGTACCATAAGTTACCAGATCTTTTGTAGATATTATACCTAAgacctacaaaatattttaacacagACATAACAAATAAAACCGAGGTCACATAACAACACAATTGTATTAACAGCTGTTCTCTAACTGAACTTAATAATTAGCATTCAGCAAACTTAGTTGCATAAATCAGCATTCAACGTTACCCgttttggcagtcgggtaaagaGAAGTagaaagtttgttttaaattactctttcttatttttgttgcatttgCGATTGCATGCGTGATCCTAATTTGTATTTATCTTGCACATATTCTGCTCGGTCAacgacatttattttatttaatgtaacatAAATGAAAATCTCATTTCAAATAACTCAgatcaaataaattcaaatatcttCTCAAATAGATttcgtttaaaatgtaaagattGTATGCTGACTCTAAAAAACGTTTAGTtagatactttttattataattttaatttgcattacaaatataattattaaaattctaaCAACATTTTTCCCCTATTAcctatttttctaaattattacttaaataagcaCATAATAATGCCATACAAATGTACCAGAGTGTGTCGAGTGCGTCTCGTTACATTATAGTGAGCGTTTACTTTCACTGCGCATGCGACGACCTTGACAAAGCGTGACCGCAGCTGATCGAGTTTTGATAGCAGTTTGGATCTACTACAGGTCATGAATTTAAAGGAAGTCTGTGTCTGTGTCTAATATTATGAATTACTTACATCTATACTtgaatacttatattataaagaagaaaactttgtttgtttggttgtaatgaataggctcaaaaacgactggaccgtttttttaaattctttcaccattcgaaggcctcattatccacgagtaacataggctatattttatcccggtacgggcagtagttaccacgggacgcgggtgaaactgcgggaaaacggctagtatgaaACAAGTCTGATATTTGAAGCctcaaaattgttttttgttgtagtaaaatgttttgatatCTGCTGATTTAAATGAGACAGACATTTAGCCCTTTTCAAATAACAGATTGCCTAAGAAAATCGTGACCGTCAAAGATCCCGTAAAATCGATTCTATATTCAAGCCATACCGATGCATAAGAGCTGGGGCCTGATTCTCCtacacgttcgactgcgatccaatcccgactcgattacgattaaaacgtatgtggcattccgctattttttctttgaaataaacgtttttatccttttctgtcaatcaataatgaatcattttgtctgcaaatgattaactattgcaatatgattgtagagcaaactaccgtatagaccaaaatcaccaaaatagccgaccaatcgcaaaccaatcgaatgtcgttggaatacgattggtcttatattagtagcagaatgcccgatatggttgaaactgctattgcgatcatattgcgattcgatttctattcgattttgacattattaacttaggagaatcgggcccctgctcgATTAAACTTCGGTATAACGATCGCTGATCTTCCCCTTCACTTATATTACGTAGAAGCTTTAA from Helicoverpa armigera isolate CAAS_96S chromosome 4, ASM3070526v1, whole genome shotgun sequence harbors:
- the LOC110375030 gene encoding general odorant-binding protein 70 is translated as MVRKIGGLLCCLCVFGISLSDSAISADSESRCRNPPTAPQKIERVITLCQDEIKLSILREALDVIKEEHTMPAQRRRDKREVPFTHDEKRIAGCLLQCVYRKVKAVDGYGFPTLEGLVGLYSDGVNERGYFMAVLEASRECLMKNHDKFSRSVPMDNGRNCDVSFDIFECISDRIGEYCGTSGL